The Magnolia sinica isolate HGM2019 chromosome 11, MsV1, whole genome shotgun sequence DNA window cggaaagaatggaagctttccaccgggagagtcggttgaccatgcaagggctgcaggcaaccctcaactATATTGTGGATGCGCTAATTCCGTCCCGAGCTCAAAGAGATGCTCAACCACCCATGGTCGCTGCATGACACAATCCTGATTTCTACAGAGCACTATCAGATTATGGTAAATCGCAGGCCACCACTTTGCTCACGAGGAAGCTGTTATATATGTCAAAGGTAGAAATATATTTACAAtgagacaacatctttcgaatgAGGTGCACTGTAAGccaaaaagtctgtaatgtgatcatcgatgtcaggaaCAGTGAGAATCTCGTatcgaaaataatggtggaaaagatgcaactgaaaataaaaaagaatccaTCTCCATATAAGATTGGAGGGATCAAGGAAGTCAACAAAACAGTGGTAACCAAACAATGCACTATCTATTTTCAATTGGtagaaattataaggatcaagtactttgtgtcGTAGTCGACATAgaagtttgtcatatgttacttggtcaccatggcaaaataatattgatgctattgCTACGCATAGAGGTCAGGATAACGTATTTAcatttattaaagatggtagaaagattagCCTTCTCCCTATAGGaagggagaaccaacccaagacttctaaagtggagggacaatctctcacaactgaatagacttttgttaaacaatctgaggaaacaagaGTTATATATACATcacttgaaaagaaagaatatatggagcctaTGAACAtccgaggggatttgaaaccagtgttgcaggagttcaaggcgattgtgctcgatgaactccctaataaatttcCTACCATACGAGATATATAAAACCACATTAATATTATCACAAAGATAAGTCTGCCGATTGCCCATATTATCAGAaggaatgtgagatcttgaaggcagaagtgaaggaactgatccataCTAGCCAAGTAaaggagagcatgagtatatgtattgtgtcaactcaagagcctaatgtcaagtataagaaaatggctaataaacatcttCATTAAAAGTTGTCTCAAAATCATTaaccaagtcccttgagtaactcgaggatgagttttttctaAGCGGAGGGGTCAAATGTAGAACATGTCACAGATATATTCCTAACATGGTTAGACTAAAAGAAGGTGGACAGTAAATTGATCAAAACGTTTGATCTGAGAATCGTTTTAGTGCAccagaccgagtatcatgaactgaagcagcagagaactcgaggacgagttcttttgaagtggaggggactaatgtagagtgggtcgtggacacttttatgtccaagatgaatcaaagaaggcctgatcagaggcagaagtcatcaagactgtcagaaccttaaagtAGGCATATCTCACgaaccaaaatgagttactcgacgtaccatttatgattttggggtaggacgagctactttatccaaccattccatcatattgatggccgaattccatatttaattctttttttactataaatagtaagttttagtttaattataacacttcatctgttgggctttaggagttgtgtccaacatgaaaagtgcttagaataattaggagaataacgtggttaagccacatatgacacttactataaaattaaatttactatttataatacaTTATGAATtgtagggagttttagttatagtttacttctgatttctctcccattgttatccttatttaaagggttgtgaacttgtttatttcattcatcaatgaaaatttgaatttattagaatttatttctattttctattttcttattttctttcctcgtcgattcgagaagtctttgtgaggagtccagagaagcttcgtggattcggagtaattatccttgaggaagacggtgatcaacctcatcacgttcatccttgcgtcagcatccttcttagaaagaagatacttaagggTCGTGTGATTGGTGAATATTATAATTTTGGATCTAATCAAGTATGACCTGAACTTATCCAGTTCAAATACCATAGCAAGTAATTCCTTTTCCGGAATGGAGTAATTAATCTAAGCACCGTTCGGCGTTCTACTTGCATAATAGATGATGTAAGGCTTTTTGTCCTTTCTTTAGCCTAATACCTACCTAACAACATAATCACTAGcgtcacacataatttcaaaagaaacACTCTAATCAAGTGGTTACATGATGGGTGCAGTTGTCAACCTGCCTTTAAGCTTTGTAAAAGCCTCATGCCATTCATTGGTCCACtcaaatgggacatccttttgaagGAGATTAATTAAAAGTCTAGAAATTTGACTAAAATTCTTAATAAATTTCCTATAAAATCTGTCGTGACCTAGAAAGGATCGAATACCACGTATGCTTTTGGGAGCAAGCAAATTTGTAATTAGATCTATTTTGCCCTTACCTACCTTGATTCCATTGGACAAGATCACATGTCTAAAGACAATTCCTTTTTgaatcatgaaatgacattttttcCAATTCAAAAtgaggttcttttcttcacacaTCATCAAAACCAATCACAAGTGCTCAAGACACTCATCAAACGTACAACCAAAGATGgggaaatcgtccatgaagactttCAAAATTACGCATGTCAGGAACAAAAAATACTGAGCATGCATCTCTGGAATGTGGTAAGAGCGTCACAtagaccaaatggcatccttttgtaagcaaatgtgccaaagggGCATGTAAAAGTGgtattttcctgatcttcaagagcAATCTCTATTTGATTGTAACTGGAGTAACCGTCAAGGACACAATAGTAGGAATGATCGCCCAACCTTTCCAAAATCTGATCAACAAAGGACAAGTGGAAATGGTATTTCCTTGTAACCATGTTCAACTTCTtataatcaatgcacattctccaactattagtgactctagttagcacgagtttgttactggcattggctatgatggtaatTTTGGatttcttaggaactacctaagTTAGACTCACCCACTAAGTATCTGAGATGAGGTggataatacccacatccaacagctTAACACCTCAATTTTAACCACATCCTTCATGTTTTGATTTAATCAACGTTGTGGTTGTCTTGATGCTTTAACATTATCCTTAAGGTGTATTCGATGAGTGCAAATCATGGGATAATTTCTCATGATATCTACAATAGTCCATCCAATGACACTTATGTTCTCTGAGAGGTTTTTTTTAGGTGAAAATGATATTTCCATATATGGGAAGGAATTTACATCAGGACTAAATTCGGGCCTCCCTTTCGAAAAAAAGGACCAAGAGGCAGCCTATCGTAAGGgacaacaaagaaaagaaaaggaacaaaCTACAGCACCCCGGATTAAAGCTTGCAACACAACCATCAGCCAGCCTCTACTAGCTCACGAGCTACTGCCTAATCGACCACAGCCCTGCTTTGTCTAGTAGGGGTAATCCCCTTATATGAGGGGGAAGATCTACAGAATGTACAAACGTGGAATTTGATTGACGGTCACTCCCAAGCTTCGCTAAGACGTCAACCGTGGTATTACCTTCCCTCAGGATATGGTGGAAGCAGAAATTTTCACTGTTTTTAAGCTTATGAATCCGAATTAACCAGTATTCCCAGCAGAGGTCCCCAATATTTGGCCCATTAATCAGGTCCATGACCATTTTGGAGTCAGATTCAACTATAACTCTTTTAAGCCCCTTATCCAAGCATAAGATTAAACCATCCCAGACTGCCCGAAACTCAGCAATATTGTTGGAGCCCATTCCATATCCCATATCAAAAGTGAATAAGAAACCGCCATTCTCATCTCCACAGATCCCTCCACCACCTACCATCCCCGGATTACCTTTAGACGAACTATCTACGTTCATCTTGTAGCAGCCAGCAGATGGAGGAAGCCATTTGATAATAGTTGTTGCCATCTTGGGAGGGGGAGGAACATTGATCTCAATGGCTTGGAGAGTGAGATTCGTTGAAAGAGAGGATGTCCTGGGGTTGGGAAATCCACGGTTGAGCAATTTGAGCCATCAGGCCACACGCCTAATCGTAACGGAGGGAGGGATTTCTGCTTCTTCAAACTTGATCTCGTTCTTGGATTTCCAAATCTCCCACAGGATGAGAATAGGGGCCAGGCCACGTAGGACACCTATACCACTAGTGGGAGAAGAGGCTTGCCACCAACATGATAATATGTCTTCCACTGAGGAATTATCTAATAAGACAATCCCAAAAATTGATCTAAAATGATTTCATACCTTATTTTCTAGGTAACCCTTAAGGAATAGGTGCAGCAAGGACTCCTCAATTAGACGTTGACCATCTGCTAACCTGTAGCAAACACACATTGGAGCTAACGCAATGCCCTGGACTGCACTCTACATTTAGTTGGGATTGCATCATGCAGAACTTGCCAAGCAAAACATGAGATTTTTGGAGGCGGCTTCAAGTGCCAGACCCAATCAGCCTAGCACTTTTTCTATGTCCCTGCATGACTAGCCCTCCACGCTGTTTTGACAGAGAAAGCACCTAACAGTTCTAGCAGCCAGAAGAAGGAATCTTTGGAATCTAACGTGTAGAAACCCCCCTGGGAAACATTGTCCACAACTTCCTGAGGAATACAGGAGAAGGCAGAGGAGGGGGGGAGAGGGCCACTTGGGCCCAAAAAATCTTTAACTTTCAGCTGATGCAGAGGCTCTAGGATGGGCTTGATAGAAAGTTGGGCGAGTTAGCCTAGGCTTGACCAATTATCTCTCCATAGACTGACTGCATTCACCTTACCCCACTTGGCATTGCATGAGGCTGTCCACAAACTGAAAGTTTGAGCGAATGCTCTTCCAGATTAGTGAGGGTGCAGCTGAGATCAGAGGGCTACCGCTTCAGGTTCGGAGGTGATGAATATATTTGGATCTCATCAGGGCCACCCAAGGGTCGTTCCCTTGCCCATACCTGATTGTCACGCGAGCTTTATCCTGTAAGCTTTCATAATCTCTTTGAGGGGGTGAATTCCTAGACCTCCCTCGCTTTTGGGCTTGGATAATAACTTCCAATTGATCCACTGCATCTTTCTTGATCCGCCTGACCAACCCCAGAAGAACTTGGCAAAATTGCTTTCCATATCAGCAATAACTTAGAGCGGCACCTACGTGGCTACTAAGGAGTGGATTGGAATGATAGATAGCACATGGCAAATTAGCGTGGCTCTCCCTGTCTGGGAGAGGCATTTTGCCTTCCAACCATTAATACGGGACTCAATCTTGTTCAGGAGGAGCTAAAAATCTGCTCTCTTCACCCTTCCTCTAGCTATTGGAACACCTAGATATGTATAGCCAGCCGTAGATTTGAGGATCCCCATCTTGTGTTCAATCAAACGAATCCCGGTGATAGGAACTTTttcagagaagaagaaagagctcTTGCCGCAGTTTATTAGCTGCCCCGAAGCATATTGGAAGTCCTCAAGAAACTTATTCACCACTCTAAGCGACGAGGTACCGCCGTTAAGGAACAACAAGGTATCGTCAGCAAAAAGAAGATGGGAAACAATTGGGCAGCCTTGTTTGAGTTTATATGGGAGGCATTCACCCCTCTCCATTAAAGATTTGAATCCCCTGCTTAACACTTTAGCTGCTAGAATAAAAGGACTGGGAGAGAGCGGATCTCCCTGACGGAGCCCTCTAAAGGATTTGAAGAACCTCGCAACTTCCCCGTTGATTAGATTGAAAACTAGCTATTCGCCCAACATTTTTCCACTAGAGCAATCCAATTGTCGCATAAACTAAATTGACTAAGGACCTGCTTGAGGAAGTTCCAGTCGATTCTGTCATAGGCCTTTTCTAAGTCAAGCTTCAATACCAAGTTTCATCCTCTCACCTTCCTATTAATATCTACGAACATCTCCTGTGCCAGGGCAATGTTCTCTACGATGGATCTACCTTTAACAAAAGCTCCTTGCTTAGGAGAAATAAGCAAAGGAAGCAGATTGTTTAAACTGGAGGCAATTATCTTGGAGAAGATCTTGTAGATACAGTTGTACAGGATGATGGGCCGAAAGTCTGAGAAAGAGGAAGGAGCTGCCACCTTGGGAATGAGGCAGATTAGGGAGGAAGAGAATGCCCTGGGAATATCTCCTCATTAGAAAAGAAATTGCACTGCTTTATGGATGTTTGTACCCATAATATTCTAGCAGTGGGAGAAGAATACACCAAAAAATTCGTCGGGGCCAAGAGCCCCGTCTTTTGGAAGGGAGTTGATAGCTTGGTGGACTTCCTGCAGGGAGGGGCTGGCAAGGAGGGCTTCGTTATCTGGGACTGAAACCATAGAAGGGATGAAATGCAGGATTGAAGAGAAGTAGGACGTGCCTTCAGACCTGAAGGTTGCCTCAAAATGTTTGACCGCTTCCAACTTGATTAAGGCGGGGTCCTGAATtagattccccccccccccccctcctacaGGAAAGAATGGatttaatttcttctttcctAATCCTGTCTGCAACCAAGGCGTCGAAGAACCGCGTGTTCCAGTCACCCTCCTCCAGCCAAGCATTTCTCGACTTCTGTTTCCAGAATATTTCTTCCCTCAATTCCATATTCTGTAAATGTTGTTTTGCTTGAGATAGTTGGGCCTAGAGATCCGTATCTAAGGAAGACTGCATCTTTTACTCAATGTTATTCAGCAAGTTTTAGCTTCTTTGATTTGGCGATGAATGTTCTCAAAGGtatctgaaaaggccaagttatatgtcctagaggggggagggggagggggggtgaataggagtatgccaaattaaaactttaccAGCAGAATTTaattgaataaaggaaagatagcattttaaacaaatcacaataccgaaatgtaaagcaacctcaaaattctagtcttgagaggttgatacaaatgttgttctaaggataaccttgcaccataaaaaccaagggtttatggcaggacaaccttactagaacggtttaagtgtcaatatctcaaactgaagaggaataaaagtaaatagcaagaatggaagtctaaactattacaacattccccacaatgcttgaaatgaaaatattacaacattcatatacacacatatatcccacaaacttgaatgataaaagatatagaaaataattcacacatccacaaaacacaaagagttatagtggtttgcatgtgtgttcaccaactattaaacaacagccacacagcttgctactccactcctaatatcctcacataggggatattagcgttcactatgaaaataggtttctcaggttcacctaaaaccctcacaattgtgtctttcaaatgggcttacacaatttaaaaaccccacactctgagttttttggctctcctcagataaccaacacaataagatttttctggcataatctcaaaaaaaataaaaatcatataagatttacacaaatgtaaaatacctgaatttctccttttgtagcagctcgaaagaaccaaatcggagtagaagtttgaatatagaagttcaatgtctaatactcacttaagaaatggttctaagttctaattgattttaaattaaatcaagttgggctagctctatttgattttgattccaagaagtggaatatcccaattcctctttcaaatcagattggaatgcagaaacaaaatcaaatataaaaatctaacaaaagagaattttaaatatgcacaatgtagcttaaaaagaacacaaacttatctctcagagtgtgcattgattttacttgaatttgatataaaactctaaaatttgtgctctatttatagttgcagaaatcacatctatgactggtcctgtggacactacgactagtcataggactaacaacattttaaaattttgagcgcgatcaaataaaaccattccacgactagtcgtaggccttgcacgactggtcatgaccagcacacaactggtcgtgagaaaCTAGAATTCGTTGCTGGAGtctgagtcgtagctgcaggattggtcatgaacgagtcggcactgttcacacaaccggtcgagcagactctaaGACTGGTCGTagttcaaccaaaaaattctgaaaatttgcaacaacttaggactggtcttggaatttgttggactggtcaagccagttctaggactagtcttagaatagaccaaacacttataaaaaaagattcaattgacttatgtatataaaatgacctaccctaaggtcaatctaaggtcattcataccttaaatgtgaagtatggacattgagtcttcatttcttcatatGATGATTGagctttgaagattatgaaacttgagatctctatacttgatgtagcttgaatataagatcttttaaagcttggattttaattatacttcatcttgtactttatttgtactttagtcttgagttgtacttgagtcttgaacaagaacttatcttttgatgtagctcttgtagctcttgaaatactctggactttgaagcttacaggagtggacaatgtacttgaccttgcatgtcttgaagtagagctttattctcaacttgaagcattgtgatgcagtgccttgaacatataaatattctcatgctacacaagacacagaaaggagcaatcaaccatagcacttacagtatccTTGTTCCAAATCTTGAGGAGACATTTAACTTTTTTAAGCTTGAGCAGCACATTGATCATTGGCTAGTTATCTTCATCCCCCATCCAGGCATTCGTAACTAGCTGGAGGAAGGACTCATGGAGAGTCCACATTCTTTGGAACCTGAATGACCTTGCTGAAGCTAGAAGTGCACGAGGGAAAGACAGGAGTAGCGGAGCATGGTCTAAAGTGATTATAGGGAGGTGCTCTACCCTGAATTTGGGGAAAGATGAGGCATAATTGACATTGATCAGAACTCTGTCTAGTCTCGCCCAAACCCTGGCATTGCCTTACTGATTATTGCTCCATGTAAACCTACTACCTGAAAAGCCTATGTCCATGAGAGCTGCGGTGTTAATAGCCTCCACAAACTTCCTCGAGCTAGCTGTATCTGGATTTATGCTACCCCTTCTCTCTGATACTTCAGTGACCACATTAAAGTCGCCACAAACAGCCCATGGCCCCTAAGACGTGTTGAAGATCGTTAAAATTTCCTGCCAGAGAGATCTTCTTTGGAACCTGTCACCGTGCATACACTATGGACAGCCTAATGGGAACTATAGAGTTTTGTACACTAATTGACATTGATAACATCTTATTTGAAATAGAAATAGCAGAAATAGAAAAGGCATTTTTGAAAAATACCCAAATTTTGCCTCCAGAGTTTGCATTGGATAAAGAGGACTGGAAGCCTAGTTTGAGACCAACCTgcactctcctctcctctctgaGCATAGGTTCCATAATTGTTATGATCCAAGGATGATGCCTTCTTATGATTCTTGAGGTTGTCCTTAAAGTGGGGCTATTTCTCACTCCTCGGGCATTCCAAATAAGAATGTTATCCATCTGTGATATAGCTCGTATTCACAGCCCTACTCTTAAGCCTTCTGAGTCTCCCATACCAGTCCCCTAACTATGTGTTTCCTATCGCCTTAATGATAATTCTATTCCTTCTCTTGTTCTTAGTTGGAAGAGATACCAACTGGTTCCCCTGGACTTCCTTTTGGATTTCTCTGTCGACTTGCCTTTGAGAGTATCAATCAACTTACTCTCTTATTCTTCATCAATGTGGAAAGAAATCAATATCGGATATGTaacattttgaccaaaatatACATATTTCAGTTCAGTTGGTAagagttttaggtcaagcttcaatgcTTAAATACTTAACAGTGGAGGCTAAGAATCGGCAAGGGACAATTTTTCATAACAAGGCCTCTACCAATTAGTTTCTAGTACTAATGTGGAATATAATAAGGCATTCACTACATCTAAAATTGTGTGATCATCAAATTCCATGAAGTGAGTCAGGCATGTCTCTAAGGGATCAGAGATAGTAGTTAGAAGAAGCTTGTCTTCCACAAGTGTAACAATCATGTTCACCTCGTGGATGTCATCCCCGTCCCCTTGCTGTTTACACCAATTAAACACGTTTAATTTCAATCTAATATTTCTGAAGGATAAATTTATGACTCCATTCCAGCAATTGATTAAGGCATTTGAAGTGGTTAGAAATTGACGACCCGagatgacgggaatttgagtgctagaCTGGTTATAGATTCAGAATTATAAAGTCCACCAAAAAATTGAATTTGTCGATTTGGACCTACACATCTTCCACCAACCCTCTTAGAATCCTAACTGAGTAGTTATCAAGTTGTAGAGTtgtcttggtgggttttaattcaccaaggccCAGTTGATCTTATACCGAGTAAGGTATTAAATTAACACTTATTCATAAATCGAGAAATGCTTGTTTGATCTGAAAATTTCCTATAATGCAAGAGATAGTAGGACTTCCGGGATACTTGTATTTTgggaaaatgttttatttttatgattGCACTCACCTACTCTATCAAAAATGATTTCTTTTGTACGTTCAACTTTTTCTTTAATGTACATAAGTCCTTTAAAAATTTAGCATAGCATAGAATTTGTTTAATGGTATCCAATAAGGGAATGTTGATTTTGACTTGTTGGAAAACTTATAAGATGTCTTGATTATAAATTGGGCGCTTTGACAAGAGAAggcgttggggaaatggagccaCTAGTTtatgactcggctcaaactcttTCTCTTATGGAGTACTGCTAGGTTCACCATCTCCCTTAGATTTTTCATATTCCTCTAGTTTTTCAACCTTCTTAGGAATTTCTCTATCATCACTttaccacttctaagagtggtgatggacttagCATGTTCCACATGAGGGTTAGAAAATTAGAATTGACCACCTCGTATTGGCCTTTTGGATTTGGTTGGGGTTGGGTGGGAAAAGTGTCCTTCTCCCTCATGTTGAGGTGTGATTCAATTCTTTTCATTGAGGTTTTAAGCTCTTGCAGGGTTTGCATAATTGTTTGATTAATTTGTGGGTTTGCATAATTGTTTGATTAATTTGTGTTTGCCCCTGCATGAATGCTTGCAAAGTGTCCTCAAGTGTCTTCTTAGTAGGGGCACATAAGGCATACTTTGAGGAGCAGGAAGAGGCCCTTGGGGATGAGTGCTAGCATTAGTGGTAGGTCCggttctccaactgaagttggtATGATTCCGATAACTTGGATTGCACATATTAGAATTGGATGCACTGAATGGACGTTGATAAGCATTCATGGCATTAGCTTGAACCTGCAACACCTCCTGAAATGTGGGGATTGTAAGACAATCCTTAGTTAGGTGTGCATTGGTCTCACAAATGCCGCAAACGTTATTAACGGCCTCACTAGGTTGTTGGACTGCCTCCACTTTCCTTAGTTCTATAACCTCAACCTTTCTCTCAAGACCTGCGATCCTTGCATtcacatcatcttcctctttaagAATATATATTCCCCATTTGTCTTCAGATCAATGCTATTCGATTTTTTAGAAGTTTCCCTATCACTCAACATATCGAAATAATCTCATGCCTCATCGGGAACCTTGCTCATGAATTCGTCgttgcacatcatctctataaaCTGACACATGTTTGAGCTTAATTTGTCATAAAAGAAGCTAATCATGGGCCATGTCTCGTAACCATGATGGAGGCAGGCGAGTAAAAGATTTTTAAACCTCTCCCAATACTGAAAGAATATATCATCCTCCTTTTAGGAGAAGTTTATAATAGTACGCTTTAGCGTGTCAGTCTTGTGAACTAGGAAGAACTTTTAACTCCTGGATCATCTCGCCCCATGTCCCAATTGACCGCGGCCTTAGGGAGTGGAACCATGATTTGGTCTTCTCCTTTAGAGAGAAGGGGAGAAACTGAAGGATGATTACGTCTTGGGAGATGTTGTTGTAGTGCAAGATCGCAATTATCTCATCAAATTCATTTAGGTGCATGTATGGATTCTCAGaatcaagtccatgaaacttatggagtaattgaatcacacctagttTAAACTCAAGGTTATTTATGTTTACCGAAAAAATTATGCACGATGATGTGGTTGTTCTTGccagttgtagataatctcgtagagtTCTAACTAGTAGAACAAGGTGCGCCTCTTTCTTATAATGTACCTTTGGTGGTGTGTTATGTTCAACATTCTCATCATAATTCGACTCATTCTCAGCCATGTTTTTGAAAGGTTCGGTAGTACCTAGATTTTTTCTCACTCATTGGTAAATGGAGAGCTCTTCGACTAAACCCCCTTCACTTATAAGTCGCAATGTGTGATCACGAACCTAGTTGGGCATGAACCATACACCAAAGAACTAATTTTAAAGCTAACTTAGAAACATAAATCCCACAACAATTCAATGGTCTGAGAAAGCAACTGAGGAGTGGGGATAAGATATTACCCATAGAGAAGAATTAGAAGTAAAAAAACCTATAAAACAGAAAT harbors:
- the LOC131218135 gene encoding uncharacterized protein LOC131218135, with protein sequence MELREEIFWKQKSRNAWLEEGDWNTRFFDALVADRIRKEEIKSILSFPDNEALLASPSLQEVHQAINSLPKDGALGPDEFFGVAAPSSFSDFRPIILYNCIYKIFSKIIASSLNNLLPLLISPKQGAFVKGRSIVENIALAQEMFVDINRKLVFNLINGEVARFFKSFRGLRQGDPLSPSPFILAAKVLSRGFKSLMERGECLPYKLKQGCPIVSHLLFADDTLLFLNGGTSSLRVVNKFLEDFQYASGQLINCGKSSFFFSEKVPITGIRLIEHKMGILKSTAGYTYLGVPIARGRVKRADF